TAGAAAGCCGTTAGCAGCATCAAGCCGATCCCGCGCGAACTGAGACCAAAGTTCCGTGCGCTGAGGGCGTGGAAGAACTGGGGAGTGAGGGCATAAATCGCCGCCATCGGGAATGCCAATTGGCCCTCGAACCCTGCAGACTTCAATATTAACATCGCGATTGCTGCGACGAGCAGTACGTGGATCAAGTTTATGAGTGGGTTAAGCCAAGCCTCGACTAGCGGGACGAAGCGTGCGGGAAGTTTCGAAAACAACCAATGGAGATAGAGAGGAAGTGCGCCGCACCCCGGATTATTCAACAAAGACGGGATACGAGTAAATAGTCGCCCATTGTTGTTCCGAATTTGACGAATGAGAAAGTCATGGACGGCCCGATCCGTCCCAACTCTCAGCCCCATGCGCACTTGCACGAGTGAAAGTCCGAACGCGATTGCGACGCCTAAAAGGGAAAAGGCCTGTAGTTCCACGGTCAATATGCCATTGAAGTTGGGCATTGAGCGCCTTCATTGGCGCGGTTTTGTCGAATGGTCCGTCCAGAAATGTTCGCGACAAATACCGAAATGCCGACATCACGCCAGTTAACAGGCATGCGATTGGGGCATTTCCCAGGCCTTTTCTTTTCGGAGTAGGTTTGGGCGGAGGCGCCTCTGTGCGAAGTGATTAGGGCGGCGCAGTATTTGGTTGCAGCGCATTCGATGCTGGACGGATTCATATTTGCTCGTCTCTCGACCTCACCAGGTTGAAGGCCTGTTCCAAGGTGGATTGCTCGGGGAAGTTGACCAACACGCCGAAGCCTTTCTTTTGAAACACGACCATGGCGCCAACCGCGACTGACGAGGCACCACCCTCGCGAACGGCTTCCACTAGGTCCGGTACGCCGCCTGCTCCGCCCTGTGCAATCACAGGAATATCGACATTCGCCGACACCCGCTTGGTCAGATCGAGATCGAAGCCCTGCCATGTCCCTTCTCTGTCGACGGAGGTGAGCAGGATCTCCCCCGCACCGCGGCGCTCCATCTCCATGGCCCAAGACTCCGGGTTCGGCGCTTGTACTCTCCGCCCGCCATGGGACACGACGCGCTCGCGGCCCAATAGATTGCGTTTCACATCGATCGAGACCACGACGGCTTGAGTGCCGTACACTCGGGCGATTTCTGAGATGAATTCGGGCCTTTCGTAGGCGTAACTGTTGATGACGACCTTCTCGAAGCCGATATCGAACACCCGCTTCACATCATCCAGGCGGCACAAGCCTCCACCGTATGATAGAGGCATGAAACACTCCGAGGCGATTTCAGCCAGAAGCTCGAAATTTGGGCCGCGCCTCGCGCGGGTGGCCGTTATGTCGAGAAACGCGAGTTCATCGACCTCGAGCTCGTTGAAGATTCTCACGGTGTTCGCAGGATCGCCAATGTAACGGAAGCGCCGAAAGCGTTCGGTTTTTACCAAACTTTGTTCATGCAGCAGCAGGGCCGGAATGATGCGGGTCCTCAGCATGGCATCTGCGCGAATGATCTGAGCAAGGCCATGCCATACTTGTGGCTCTTCTCCGGATGGAATTGCGCGCCGAAGACGTTTTCCTTCTGAATAGCGGCATCGAAGCGCACGCCGTACTCAGCAGTCAGAATGCTGTGGCGCGGATCATTCACCTGCACATGATAGCTGTGTACGAAATAGAAACGGCTCCCAGGGTCTAGCTGGGCGGTCAGTTCGCTTGGAGTGGACTTCTGGACCACGTTCCAACCCATGTGTGGCACTTTCAACCCTGCGATACGGGGAAACCTGTGGGCGCGAGCTGGGATAATGCCGAGCCCTGGCAAGTTTCCTTCCTCACTGCCGTCGGTAAGAAGCTGCATGCCCAGGCATATTCCCAGAATGGGGACGCCGGCATCGGCCCGTCCGCGGATCGCATCTGCCAAATCAAGGTTGTTGATGCATTCCATAGCCGCGTCGAACGCGCCGACGCCTGGCAGGAGCAGCTTACCCGCTCGCTCGATGGAGCCCGCGTCGGCGGCGACGGAAATGTCCGCACCGACGCGGCGGAACATGTTCCGCAAGGAGCCTATGTTCCCCATTCCGTAGTCTATGATGACGATGGGTTTCATGCGTCGACCGTCTTCGAGGGGAAACAGTATTTTAGATAGAACGATCGGGTCACGAGATTCGCGTCTGCCAGCAATCGAAACAGCGGGCGGAAACGCTCGAAACGCTTCTTGTACGTCGGGAATTCCCACCAGGATCGAGGTGGAGCTTCCATGATGGCCTGATATTCGTTCTCGGAAAGGTCGAGGCGCTTCTGGAAATAGCTGACAAGCTCATCTTCGACATGCGGTGGCTCGTTGTAGCGGCGCCAGGCCTCATCTCGCGACAGCTCACCTTGGCGAACCAGGGCAGAAAGCGTGTTGTTGCGGAAGTCGCTGTCGAATTTCTTCGGTGCGTACACGCTGTGGAAGAAGGCAGTCATCCGGTTCTCGAGATGATGGCCCCCATAATACTCCCACCCATACTCGCGCTCGAGCAGCTCTCTGGCTGCTTCTTTCGAATAGGCCATGTACCAGAACGGTCGGATCTTCCGAATCCGGGCAGCCACGCTCCAGAACAGCATCCGCTCGAAGGTCATCAGCGGATATGACGACATCTTGCGCTGGCCGTAGCGCCGATGGATCGACCGGATGTACTGCCCGTCGAAGTAGTTTCTCCCGACCGGGGTGATCCCCTCGGTCACGAAGCTGTGACCCTCGATCACGTAGCGCACACCATGTTTGAATGCGGCGCGGTTCATCACTTCGGCGAGTGCAAGATCGGTTGCTGCTTCTATTTCCGCCACGCCCGCGCGGAAGAAGGCGAGGAAGATATCGTCGATCTCCGTGTTATCGACGACGTGGGTGTAGAGGTCCACGTTGAGCGCAGTGAGGACGCGTCGAATGTTCTGCGTCGCGACGGCGGTATTCCAGGTATTGTCGTAGTGAACGGCAAGCGGCCGAAGGCCCCACTCCTTCACGGCGAGGTGGACAAGATAGCTGCTGTCCGTCCCCCCGCTCACGCCGATGACGCAATCGTATTTCTTGCCCTTGCCGGCGGCTTTGATCTGTTCGATCAGCCTGGCGAGCTCAACTTCGCCGGCTGGCGATCCGGTGCCGTACTGTTCGACCAGCGAGTCAACCTGCCGACAGTAATTGCAGACCCCCTGCTCGTCGAACGTGATACTCGCCACGCGCTCATCGTAGATGCAGCGCGAACAGACTTTCAAAGCCGTATCGGACAGAAGGGAAGGGGAGCCTTGCACTGGAATTCGCTTACCGCTGGTGCAGGAAGCGACCGGAATGCGCCGCTTCCTCCGAGTGGAAATGCACCACCATCATGCGGTTTGCACTGACGATATCGTGCACTTCGTCGCTGCTGAACCGGCGGGCGTTGCTCGGGCTATACCAATCAAAGTTGGTCACCACCGATGTGTCGTGCCCGAGGCTTTCGTTCCAGAAACACTTCAGGAAATTCCAGTAGATGAACCGCTGAATGTCCATCTGGCCGCCCTTGATGCCCAATAGCGGAATCTCGGGCACGTCGATGCTAACCTGTAACTCACTCAGGCGTTTGCCCAGGTCGGTCAGCTGTTCCGACATTTCCCACAGCTGCTCGGTTGTCACCTCCTTGCAGTGAATGCGGAAATAGTCGTCGAGCAGCTCGCGGGGCAGGGCCTTCTTCGCGTAGAAGTAGCAGGCAAACTGGCCATTCGCGGGCTCGGTAATTCTCGCGAGCTCTGCAAACGTCGCCAACGGGTCTTCGGTATGCATGATGACCTGATCGCAGCTGACATAGTCGACCGCACCGTCGCGAAACGGAGTCTTGGCTATGTCTCCTCGGATGAAGACCAGGTTTTCGATATTGGCAAAGAGCTCGGCGGCTTGCGCGGCGGCCGCGGAAAAATCCATTCCCACGACAAGCGCGTGCGGTGCCAGCTTGGCGAACCACGCCGCCTTGTAACCCAAGCCACAACCGGCATCGAGAATGACCCTGCAACTGGCCAAATGCTGGCGCAAGGCGTCTTCGTCCGCAAAGCCGTAGAGCTTGAGGTACCAATCCCTCTGGAACTGGTAGAACGTCTCAAGCTCGTCGGTAGAGGCGTATCTGTCCCACTTTTCCGAGAAAATCTCGTTCGTCTGCTGCTGGTTCTCAGCCTGCGACGTCTCATCGATCGCAGTGTATCCGTTTACGAAAGCAAGATCCTTGGTGAATACTTGGGCCACCAGTTCGGCTGAAGGTCGGGTCATTCGCGGTCGTGGTCCTTAGAGCTTGCGGGTCGGGCAGGGGACCCAAAAACGGTCACGCCTGAAGGAATGTCATTGAGAACAAGGCTATTTGCACCGACGATGGCGCCATCACCGATCGTCACTCCTTTGGCAATCACGGAGTTCGGTCCGATGTAGCAGTTATTCCCGATCGTGGTGGCCGCGTAGACGTATGACTCCTTGCCGCCCGAGGTCGCCCAGGCCACCGTGTCATGCGAGTAGATTTGCACCCCGGCGGAAATCGAGCAATGGTCACCTACGAGCAGCCCTCCCGTACCATCCAGTATGGTGAACGGGCCGATCCAGGTGTTGCTGCCCACCCGCACGTCGCCGAAGACGTGCGCGCTATCGTAGATTGACGTGCCTTCACCGAAGCCAAGGCTTTGCGCCTTTTCCCAGCGGTCGGAGACATAATCTCCAAAAGGAAGCGTGCGGTTGAAGCTCGCTGAGACCTCTTGCCTTCGTAAGCTGAGAAAGTCCCTCAAAGCTTCCAACAACGATGTCACAGCACCTGCTCCATCCATTCGTTGACGTTGAGCAGCGACCAAATCAGGAGCCGGCGATTTTCCTTGCCGTCGAGATGCTCTGAAATCAGCTCCTGCGTGGCCGACCTGTCCAGCACGTCGTAAATGCGGGCTCCGTTGCTGCAAAGCCGATTGCGCACGAAATCGATGCTCTCTCCCTTGAACCAGCTGGCGTCCGGCGACGAGAAGCCCTGTTTCTGCGCCTTGGTGATTTCCTCCGGGATGTAGTGCGCCATCATG
Above is a genomic segment from Altererythrobacter sp. Root672 containing:
- a CDS encoding class I SAM-dependent methyltransferase, which produces MTRPSAELVAQVFTKDLAFVNGYTAIDETSQAENQQQTNEIFSEKWDRYASTDELETFYQFQRDWYLKLYGFADEDALRQHLASCRVILDAGCGLGYKAAWFAKLAPHALVVGMDFSAAAAQAAELFANIENLVFIRGDIAKTPFRDGAVDYVSCDQVIMHTEDPLATFAELARITEPANGQFACYFYAKKALPRELLDDYFRIHCKEVTTEQLWEMSEQLTDLGKRLSELQVSIDVPEIPLLGIKGGQMDIQRFIYWNFLKCFWNESLGHDTSVVTNFDWYSPSNARRFSSDEVHDIVSANRMMVVHFHSEEAAHSGRFLHQR
- a CDS encoding AglZ/HisF2 family acetamidino modification protein, giving the protein MLRTRIIPALLLHEQSLVKTERFRRFRYIGDPANTVRIFNELEVDELAFLDITATRARRGPNFELLAEIASECFMPLSYGGGLCRLDDVKRVFDIGFEKVVINSYAYERPEFISEIARVYGTQAVVVSIDVKRNLLGRERVVSHGGRRVQAPNPESWAMEMERRGAGEILLTSVDREGTWQGFDLDLTKRVSANVDIPVIAQGGAGGVPDLVEAVREGGASSVAVGAMVVFQKKGFGVLVNFPEQSTLEQAFNLVRSRDEQI
- a CDS encoding N-acetyl sugar amidotransferase encodes the protein MQGSPSLLSDTALKVCSRCIYDERVASITFDEQGVCNYCRQVDSLVEQYGTGSPAGEVELARLIEQIKAAGKGKKYDCVIGVSGGTDSSYLVHLAVKEWGLRPLAVHYDNTWNTAVATQNIRRVLTALNVDLYTHVVDNTEIDDIFLAFFRAGVAEIEAATDLALAEVMNRAAFKHGVRYVIEGHSFVTEGITPVGRNYFDGQYIRSIHRRYGQRKMSSYPLMTFERMLFWSVAARIRKIRPFWYMAYSKEAARELLEREYGWEYYGGHHLENRMTAFFHSVYAPKKFDSDFRNNTLSALVRQGELSRDEAWRRYNEPPHVEDELVSYFQKRLDLSENEYQAIMEAPPRSWWEFPTYKKRFERFRPLFRLLADANLVTRSFYLKYCFPSKTVDA
- a CDS encoding acyltransferase, coding for MTSLLEALRDFLSLRRQEVSASFNRTLPFGDYVSDRWEKAQSLGFGEGTSIYDSAHVFGDVRVGSNTWIGPFTILDGTGGLLVGDHCSISAGVQIYSHDTVAWATSGGKESYVYAATTIGNNCYIGPNSVIAKGVTIGDGAIVGANSLVLNDIPSGVTVFGSPARPASSKDHDRE
- the hisH gene encoding imidazole glycerol phosphate synthase subunit HisH, translated to MKPIVIIDYGMGNIGSLRNMFRRVGADISVAADAGSIERAGKLLLPGVGAFDAAMECINNLDLADAIRGRADAGVPILGICLGMQLLTDGSEEGNLPGLGIIPARAHRFPRIAGLKVPHMGWNVVQKSTPSELTAQLDPGSRFYFVHSYHVQVNDPRHSILTAEYGVRFDAAIQKENVFGAQFHPEKSHKYGMALLRSFAQMPC